TGCGTGAGCGGGCGGAGCAAGATCACGCCATGCGGCTGGAATTTCGCTGCTCACCCTATCACCAGAACAGCGCCCTGCATCCAGTCATTGAGCACCTGCAACGCCTGCTGCACTGGCAAAAAGACGACACCCCACAGACCAAGCTAGCCAAGCTCCACACCACCCTCGCTCGCTACCGCTTCCCCCAAGCCGATACGCCGGTCCTGTTTGTCGCGCTACTATCGTTGCCCCAGCCCGCCGATGCGCCCCCGCTCAATCTCAGCCCCCAACGGCAGAAACAAAAGACCGCAGAAGCCTTGATCGCTTGGCTGGTGGAAGAAGCCGAACGGGCACCGGTGTACTGCGCCTGGGAGGATGTGCATTGGGCCGACCCTTCCACCCTGGAGTTGCTGGGGATGCTCATCGATCAGACGCCCACCACGCGGCTCTTCGTGCTGCTGACGAGTCGGCCCGAGTTCGTTCCGCCCTGGGGGCACCACGGCCACGTCAGTCACTTGACCTTGAGCCGTCTGGGCCGGCGGCAGGTGCCGCAGATGATCGCGCAGGCGACGAGGGGTAAGACGCTGCCGCCGGACGTGGTGGAGCAGATTGTCGCTAAGACCGATGGGGTGCCGTTGTTTGTCGAAGAATTGACCAAAACAGTCTTGGAGTCTGTTGAGTCTAAGGAGTCTAGAGAGTCGCCCCACCACATGCCCCTCCAATTAGGTATTCCCGCCACGTTGCAAGATGCCTTGATGGCACGCCTGGATCGGCTGGGGTCGGCCAAAGAGATTGCGCAGGTGGGGGCCACGTTGGGGCGGGAGTTCTCGTATGACCTGCTCCACGCAGTGTCGTCTGGGGACGAAAGTCTACTTCAGCGGGGATTGGGTCAGTTAGTCGCGGCAGAGTTGCTTTATCAACGAGGAACACAGCCGCAGAGTACCTATCTCTTCAAGCATGCGTTGATCCAAGACACGGCCTATCAATCGTTGCTCAAGAGCCGCCGCCACCAGCTCCACCAGCAGATTGCCCAGGTGTTGGAGGAGCGGTTCCCTGAAACAAGAGACACCCAACCTGAGTTGTTGGCGCATCACTACACCGAGGCCGGGCTCATCGCCCAAGCCATTCCCTACTGGCAGAAGGCGGGGCAAAGAGCCGTGGAACGCTCAGCTTATCAGGAGGCGATCAATCACCTCACCACAGGGCTGGCAGTGCTCAAACCCTTGCCCGACACCTCGGAGAGGGCGCGGCAAGAACTCACGTTCCAGCTCGCGCTGGGCGCGCCGCTGATCGCTATCAAAGGCTATGCCGCCCAGGAGGTTGAGCAGGCCTATACCCGCGCCCTGGAATTGTGTGGACTGACGGAAGAAACCGTGCAGCTCTTCCCGGTGCTGGTAGGGCTGCGGGTGTTTTACGCGATGGCTGGCCGAATAGCGCAAGCCTACGACATCGGGGAACAACTCTTGACCTTCGCGCAGCACGCTCAGGAGCCAGGCTTACTCTTAGAAGCCCACCTCCAACATGGCAACACGTTATTCTGGGCGGGTGAGTTCGCGGCAGCGCAGGAACACTTTGATCGGGCACTAGCGCTCTATGATCCTGCCCAGCACCGCAGGCACGCTACTCTCTACGGCCAAGATCCTAGAGTCGCAAGCCTCACCCATTTCGCCATGGGGTTGTGGTTCCTTGGGTATCCTGCTCAGGCATTGCAGAGGGCCGAGCAGGCGCTTGTCCATGGTCGGGAATGCGCTCACCCCTTTAGTCTCGCTTATGGGCAGGTTAGTCTCGTACTTGTTTCCTTGTATCGACATGAGGGGCACGCTGCGCAACAGTGGGCGGAGGCCACAATCGCGTTTGCGCGTGAACAAGGGTTTCCCTTCTGGGTCACACTTGGAACGATTGCACTCGGATGGGCACTTACCAGGCAGGGACAACGAGAGGAGGGCATTGCGCAGATACGCCAAGGCTTAGCTGCGTATCGAGCCAGAGGGGCAGAGCAATGGCATCCACATTTTCTTGCCATGCTGGCCGAAGCCTACAGGACAACGGGGCAGACAGAAGAAGGGTTGACCGCAGTAGCCGAGGCGCTCGACCATGCGCGGAGAACTGGAAGCTGTTACTACGAGGCCGAGTTGTACCGGCTCAAAGGCGAATTGTTGCTTCAGTTGAAAGTCGAAAGTGAAAAGTCGGAAGCGGCTGACAGTTAAGCTCGCCGCAGGGCTTCGATGACCCCGAGGCGTGCCGCCCGCCGCGCGGGCAGAAAGCCGCCGAGCAGACCCATCGTCACTGCCAAAAGTAAAGCGGCAAAAAGAATGGTAGGAGACAAACGTAATGTTACTACCGCCGTGGAGAATGAGGCGAGGTTGAACGCCACGCCGTGAATGAGGGAGTTCACCACAAAGATCGCACCGGCACCGAGCGCAACCCCGCCCAGGTATCCGACCAGGGCGAGACAGAGCGACTCGCGCATGAACGCCGACAACACCGTGGCGCGGCTGAACCCTAACGCGCGCAGGGTGCCAATCTCTGCCGTGCGGTGCGTCACGGCAGCAAACATGGTGTTCATGGCGCCGAACACCGCGCCCGTGCCCATGATCAGCGCGAGGATGGAGGTAAGGACATAGAGCGTGTTGGCGCTTTCCGCTTGCTCGCTGTAATAGTCCACTTCGGGTGTGGCTTCGAGGGAAATGCGCGGGTCTTCCGCGAGGCGACGGATGAAGGCGTCACGGTCTGCCTCTGGTGCTAGGGTGAGCCGCACGCCGGAGTAGGAGGAACGGTTGGCGTCGGTGAACAGATCCTCGACATCGACCCAGACTTCCGACTCGAACGCTGACCCCTCGGCGTTAAAGATGCCCACGACTTTCCACGACCGTCGCCCGAAGGACAACGTCTCTCCCAGTCCGGCACCTTGATAGCGATGGGAAGCAGAGAGCCCGACAATTGCCTCACCGAGCGAAGGCTGAAGCATGCGACCGGCGACCAAGCGCACCTGCGCGTGGACCTGAAACGCCATTGGCGAGACGCCTCGCACCAGCATGTTCTCGCGGCCGCCGCCTTTCGGTTGGCCGAAGGGCTGGATGATGAGTTCTGGAGAGACGAACGGCTCGCCGTCTGGTGTACGTGCGATACCCGGGAGATAGCGCAGCGCTTGCACGGCCTCGCGCGTGACACTGCTGGAGCCGTCATTAGTCGCGCCCTTACGCATGACGACGAGGTTATGCTCACCGCCGGTTGCTGCCAACATCTTCTGTAAGCCCACGATCAGAGAGAGTAGCAACAACGTCACCACCACGACCAGGGCAATGCCGCCCGCCGTAGCCAGCGTGGTCATTTTGCGCACGGTCAGATTGCGCAGGTTATATTTCAGTGGGATCGCCATACGTGAAGGATCAGCCGATCAACGGCTAGAGGAGAAAGCCAATGCTGTTCGTCACTCGCTATGCTGCTCCTCTGGCGGGTCCTCTCTCCCATCGAGGGAGAGGGGAAACCCGGGCCGTTGGGGGCAAGCATCCAAGGAAGACGAGCAACGTGCGTCATGCGATTTGCCGGAGTGCCGTCGCTACATGCAGACGCGCCGCACCGCGCGCCGGGATGATGCCGGAAAGAAACCCCACCAATAACGCGAGAAATACCCCTTGGATCATGACAGAGACCGGCATGATGAACATGCCCAAGGGACCGAGGAGTGGAGACCAACTGCTGTTGCCGGCATTGAGAATGAAATACGCCGGTCCTGCTCCCAACAGTCCGCCCACGGTAGCAATCAGGAGTCCTTCTCCCAACAGCAGAACGAAGATCGTACGGCGGCGGAAGCCAATAGTTTTGAGCACCGCGACTTCGCCGATGCGTTCTCGCACGCTCATGGCTGCGGTGTTGGCGGCGATCAGCACGATCGCTGCGACGACCAAAAACCCGACGAGCATGACGATGGTGATAATGCCGTCGAAGGAGCTGAGAAAATTGGCGAAGAAAGAGCGCTCGGTTTCCGAGGCGGTTTCCGCTTCGGAGTTGCGGAACAGATCGTCGATGGCTGCCATGACGGCATTGATGTGTTCCGGGCTGTCGACGCGCACCCAGAGCATGCCGATTCTGCCGAAGCCACCGTAGGGTTGCATGGCTTCTTCCAGATATTGGCGGGGAAACCAAAACACGACCGGGTTGCCCTTTGCCGGAATCTCGCCGACGATCTTGAAAGTCAGGTTGACGGGAAACACGCCGCCGCGCAGCGCGACTTCGTCCCCCACTTTCCAGTGGAACTTTTTCATCGTGCGGGTGCCGACGAGCGCACCGTTCCGTGTGAGTTTGAACGCTTCCAGCGAGGCGGGGTCCCAGCCGTAATCCGGCCAGACCTCGGCGACCGTTTCCGGGTCGATAGCGAAATTGGGAAACATGTCCTTGGGCTCGGTGTAGATACCGCCGAACCACGACCAGTGATTCACCCCGACCACATGCGGCAGCGTGCGGACGCGCTGCACGTAAGCGAGCGGCATCAAGTAGGTCAGCCCGGCTTTGTGGTGCACCGTCAGCCGCAGGGCGTTCGCCGAGCGAGTGAGAATAGTGTTGCGCACGGACGGCAGCGTCATCACCGCGCAGACCAAAAAAATGGAGAAGCTAATGGCTAGCGTGGTCAGCAGCGTGCGCGTGCGATTACGGGTCAAATTGCGCCGGATAAGAGTCCACGTCGTCATGGAAAGTCCGGCTATTGGAAAGCCTGAAAGGTCAGGATGGTGAACGTTTCGCGCACGTGAGGGATCTTCTGGATTTGTTCGGTCACCAGATGCGAGAGATCGTCGAAGTTCTCTACATAGAGTTTCACCAGTAAATCGTAGGTTCCGGAGATCGAATAGGCTTCCGAAAAACTCCCGAGTTCAGTGATCCGATCGGCCACCGCCGCTAGAGAGCCGGGCTCAACCTTCAACATGATGAATACTGCGCGCATGGCGTGCCTCCACAGGCTATTTTTTCGTAACCATAGCATGGGCGCGGGCTTGAGTTGTAGGGGCACGGTCATTTCTTGAAGACGAAGAACACCGCTCCGGCAACCAAGGCGAACCCGACCAGATAGTTCCACTTCAGTTCTTCTTTTAGATAGAGAACGGAGAACACGCAGAACACTGTGAGGGTAATAACCTCTTGAATCGTTTTGAGCTGGGCGGCGGAGAATTGTCCATAGCCCAAACGATTTGCAGGCACCTGAAAACAATACTCCGCGAACGCGATGAGCCAACTCACGAGAATCGCCTTCCAGAGCGCCGACTCCGTGTACTTGAGATGCCCATACCAGGCGAACGTCATGAAAATGTTCGAGATCGTCAGCAGGATAATCGTCCGCACCGTCTGGTCTTCTCCCTCTGCCCTTGCCCGTATAATCGCAAGTAATTGTCGCAGTTTGCCGTTAGTTGCGATAGAGCAGGCGGTAACCTGATCGAGTCCGGTCAGGTTGATGGTCATAGCAGGGGTGGCAACGACCGGAGATACCCGAGGACTTGGCGTACTTCTTCGGCAGTGAGTTCCCCGCCGAAGTGGGGCATCACGGCGCGATGTTGCTTGAGCATGTGTTGCGCCCGGACGCGCATATAGTCGTCGGTATGGGTCTGCATGTATTTCTTGTTGAAGACCGGCGTCTTTGCCTCCGCCGCCGCGTTGTCTAACAAATCCCCAAAGAGTTCGTTCTGCGTCACCTCCAGGGGAATCCCCGACGCACCATGGCAGACCGCGCAGAAACGATCATACGTCTCATACCCCGGAGCAAGGAGCCGGATAAAGGCAATTACCGCACGACGCTCTTTCACACTCAGGATGTCGGTCGTGCTGGGCATGGCCCCCTGCCCGTCGGAGACGATGCGAAATAGCGCTTCGTCCGAGACATGCTTCTGATAAAGGGGATCGGTCAGATCTCGTGGACGAGGCGACAACGCCGGTGCCATCAATCCATCCCCGCGACCATAGATGCCGTGACAGGAGACGCACAGCGTGTCATAGACCGCTTGTCCGGCCATGACCTCCTTCCATGGCATCGTCGGCAACCGCCGGATGTGCGCTAGCAGAGCGGACACCTCGGCCTCGGTGTCGTGCACGGCTTCGGGCGTCAACGAAACGCGCAGATCTTTTCCATGGAGAATGCGCGCAACAAGTTCCGCCTCGATATGCTGCGCAAACACCTCTGGCCGACGCAACGACGGTGGCTTCTTCAGTAAGACCTGCCCAACCGGCCCATTGCCCTGCCCTTCCCAGCCGTGACACCCAGCGCAATGGCGGATGTAAAGTACTTCCCCTTGCGTGAAGTGGCGCGGCGGCGTTGTCTGTGCAAGGATTGGCTGCGCGACGGATTGCTCTTGGGGAGAGGGCAGGTTTCCCCGGCTGACCGGTGCGGGAGGAACCGCTCCTTGTTCCAGCTGCGGCCCTCCAGTGCGGAGCGCTGTTGTTCCTTGCGCACACCTGATCGCTAAGCACACGGCCCCGACAATCCACCAGGTACGTACCCATTTTACTTTTTCCATTGTCCATCTTTCTGTTCGCGCGCTCTGCCGACGAGATTCGCGGTAATCGATACCGGATGCAAGGCAGGTGCCGCAGCGTAGGGGCGAAGCATTTGCCGTGCAAGTTTCCGCAGGCCGGGCAGTATCGCTGCAAATGCTTCGCCCCT
The window above is part of the Deltaproteobacteria bacterium genome. Proteins encoded here:
- a CDS encoding AAA family ATPase; the encoded protein is MPLQNSTKLHHYLTVVFLAAGIGMGYNNAMQCPDCGFENPSGFKFCGECATPLKARCPNCGFENPPGFKFCGECGTVLTGKAKDAGPQTDRQRDTRPDAAERRQLTVMFCDLVGSTALSAQLDPEELREVIGVYQQTCAAVIQQYDGHIAQYLGDGLLVYFGYPTAHEDDAQRAVRAGLEIVAALQKVVPSPLAGEGQGEGVTNRSQDTPHPDLLPQGEKELPRLQVRIGIHTGPVVVGEIGGGNRREQLALGETPNVAARLQGLADPNTIVLSSATQRLVAGLFDCQDLGAQPLKGIATPLTLYRVLGASAAQSRLDAIMPTGLTPLVGREEELALLQRRWAQTTDHEGQVVLLSGEPGIGKSRLVRELRERAEQDHAMRLEFRCSPYHQNSALHPVIEHLQRLLHWQKDDTPQTKLAKLHTTLARYRFPQADTPVLFVALLSLPQPADAPPLNLSPQRQKQKTAEALIAWLVEEAERAPVYCAWEDVHWADPSTLELLGMLIDQTPTTRLFVLLTSRPEFVPPWGHHGHVSHLTLSRLGRRQVPQMIAQATRGKTLPPDVVEQIVAKTDGVPLFVEELTKTVLESVESKESRESPHHMPLQLGIPATLQDALMARLDRLGSAKEIAQVGATLGREFSYDLLHAVSSGDESLLQRGLGQLVAAELLYQRGTQPQSTYLFKHALIQDTAYQSLLKSRRHQLHQQIAQVLEERFPETRDTQPELLAHHYTEAGLIAQAIPYWQKAGQRAVERSAYQEAINHLTTGLAVLKPLPDTSERARQELTFQLALGAPLIAIKGYAAQEVEQAYTRALELCGLTEETVQLFPVLVGLRVFYAMAGRIAQAYDIGEQLLTFAQHAQEPGLLLEAHLQHGNTLFWAGEFAAAQEHFDRALALYDPAQHRRHATLYGQDPRVASLTHFAMGLWFLGYPAQALQRAEQALVHGRECAHPFSLAYGQVSLVLVSLYRHEGHAAQQWAEATIAFAREQGFPFWVTLGTIALGWALTRQGQREEGIAQIRQGLAAYRARGAEQWHPHFLAMLAEAYRTTGQTEEGLTAVAEALDHARRTGSCYYEAELYRLKGELLLQLKVESEKSEAADS
- a CDS encoding ABC transporter permease, producing the protein MAIPLKYNLRNLTVRKMTTLATAGGIALVVVVTLLLLSLIVGLQKMLAATGGEHNLVVMRKGATNDGSSSVTREAVQALRYLPGIARTPDGEPFVSPELIIQPFGQPKGGGRENMLVRGVSPMAFQVHAQVRLVAGRMLQPSLGEAIVGLSASHRYQGAGLGETLSFGRRSWKVVGIFNAEGSAFESEVWVDVEDLFTDANRSSYSGVRLTLAPEADRDAFIRRLAEDPRISLEATPEVDYYSEQAESANTLYVLTSILALIMGTGAVFGAMNTMFAAVTHRTAEIGTLRALGFSRATVLSAFMRESLCLALVGYLGGVALGAGAIFVVNSLIHGVAFNLASFSTAVVTLRLSPTILFAALLLAVTMGLLGGFLPARRAARLGVIEALRRA
- a CDS encoding ABC transporter permease, with the protein product MTTWTLIRRNLTRNRTRTLLTTLAISFSIFLVCAVMTLPSVRNTILTRSANALRLTVHHKAGLTYLMPLAYVQRVRTLPHVVGVNHWSWFGGIYTEPKDMFPNFAIDPETVAEVWPDYGWDPASLEAFKLTRNGALVGTRTMKKFHWKVGDEVALRGGVFPVNLTFKIVGEIPAKGNPVVFWFPRQYLEEAMQPYGGFGRIGMLWVRVDSPEHINAVMAAIDDLFRNSEAETASETERSFFANFLSSFDGIITIVMLVGFLVVAAIVLIAANTAAMSVRERIGEVAVLKTIGFRRRTIFVLLLGEGLLIATVGGLLGAGPAYFILNAGNSSWSPLLGPLGMFIMPVSVMIQGVFLALLVGFLSGIIPARGAARLHVATALRQIA
- a CDS encoding Lrp/AsnC ligand binding domain-containing protein, with protein sequence MRAVFIMLKVEPGSLAAVADRITELGSFSEAYSISGTYDLLVKLYVENFDDLSHLVTEQIQKIPHVRETFTILTFQAFQ
- a CDS encoding DMT family protein, which translates into the protein MRTIILLTISNIFMTFAWYGHLKYTESALWKAILVSWLIAFAEYCFQVPANRLGYGQFSAAQLKTIQEVITLTVFCVFSVLYLKEELKWNYLVGFALVAGAVFFVFKK
- a CDS encoding c-type cytochrome → MEKVKWVRTWWIVGAVCLAIRCAQGTTALRTGGPQLEQGAVPPAPVSRGNLPSPQEQSVAQPILAQTTPPRHFTQGEVLYIRHCAGCHGWEGQGNGPVGQVLLKKPPSLRRPEVFAQHIEAELVARILHGKDLRVSLTPEAVHDTEAEVSALLAHIRRLPTMPWKEVMAGQAVYDTLCVSCHGIYGRGDGLMAPALSPRPRDLTDPLYQKHVSDEALFRIVSDGQGAMPSTTDILSVKERRAVIAFIRLLAPGYETYDRFCAVCHGASGIPLEVTQNELFGDLLDNAAAEAKTPVFNKKYMQTHTDDYMRVRAQHMLKQHRAVMPHFGGELTAEEVRQVLGYLRSLPPLL